One genomic window of Chitinivibrionales bacterium includes the following:
- a CDS encoding rhomboid family intramembrane serine protease: protein MSVWVWHILCVLRNCNGEYLQSPRSRLLQGESMFPIRDNNPTLKKPIVTWIIIGINCFIWGAVQRFGAHPFLIKSICNFGLIPGELLGTAAPGTIIPVSRTFGCMIGESPNWSTLFSSMFLHAGWLHIISNMWFLWIFGDNVEDAFGRFKFILVYLLSGLIAAAAQLTITPSSVVPMVGASGAIGGVMGAYAILYPRAKIEILIFLGFYVARIDIPAIFVLGYWFMLQLFSALPTIGMDGGGGVAFWAHIGGFLMGIATVNFFRVRPRPRRKWQ, encoded by the coding sequence ATGAGCGTATGGGTGTGGCATATACTTTGCGTTTTACGAAACTGTAATGGAGAGTATTTGCAATCACCAAGGAGTCGGCTCTTGCAGGGGGAGTCCATGTTTCCAATTCGCGATAATAATCCGACTTTAAAGAAGCCGATTGTGACGTGGATAATCATTGGTATCAATTGTTTTATATGGGGTGCGGTTCAGCGGTTCGGCGCCCATCCATTTCTCATAAAATCAATATGCAATTTTGGTCTCATTCCCGGAGAGCTTCTGGGTACCGCCGCTCCCGGGACAATCATTCCGGTCAGCAGAACGTTTGGATGCATGATCGGAGAGTCGCCCAACTGGTCCACCCTTTTTTCATCCATGTTTCTCCATGCGGGATGGCTTCATATAATCAGTAACATGTGGTTTCTGTGGATATTCGGGGATAATGTTGAAGATGCTTTTGGGCGGTTTAAATTCATACTGGTCTATCTTCTCTCCGGTCTTATCGCCGCGGCCGCGCAATTGACAATCACTCCATCGAGTGTTGTTCCCATGGTGGGCGCTTCGGGTGCAATAGGAGGGGTAATGGGGGCCTATGCGATACTCTATCCCCGGGCCAAAATAGAAATTTTGATTTTTCTGGGATTTTATGTTGCCCGTATCGATATCCCTGCCATTTTCGTTTTGGGATACTGGTTTATGCTCCAGCTCTTTTCTGCACTGCCGACAATCGGGATGGACGGCGGCGGGGGCGTGGCGTTCTGGGCCCATATCGGCGGATTTCTGATGGGTATCGCAACCGTAAACTTTTTCCGTGTCAGGCCCCGGCCCCGGAGAAAATGGCAATAG
- a CDS encoding MMPL family transporter, with the protein MNNNNGERKHGPLAYMAKNSVAANLILGIMVVGGLLIFPRIKQEVFPEVTLDQVLITVPYPSASPEEVEQGIILAVEEAVRGIDGVKEVRATASEGVAQVSAELYSAAPEDRTLNDIQSAVDRITSFPRDAEEPTIRLLSPRREVVTVILYGDIPPDKLRSVAEIVKEELLNTPNITQVEIEGIPSPQISVEVPLENLRRHNLTLQQIATVIGNASVEVPGGAIETPGGEILLRTTERRKTVEEFENIAIIAGESGSRITVGDLGRVYEDYTVQDMKAFFNGQRAVQIVAYRVGEETPIEVSRAVHEYVEQKRKHLPDQLGVAIWDDASEIFEDRIRLLLKNGLFGLIFVLIILGMFLKIHHAFWVTVGMAASFCGSFLFMPLLGVSINMISLFAFILVLGIVVDDAIVVGEAVYNRQQSGAPAIQAAIDGVREVATPVVFSVLTTVIAFGPLLFIPGVMGKLFSNIPLIVIPILLLSLFESLFILPAHLAHHKQKPRKGIIARLNRGQEKISRRLERFINNWYEPKLRKLIDNRAITLAAALAILIIALGLVGGGIIQFMFFPKIEGDVVVATIELPFGSTLEQTQGVMDRVIEAAREVRRSIEKEAGEEIVTGIFSEAGGLRDVGGPMGEMRRGAAHQGFITVQLVSAGERDISSREFSRRWRRATGEIPGVERLAFDYSIGPSGGAALAVELSHSNIDLLKQAAERLAARIGDYAGVFDIDDGFRLGKRQLDFKLRPGARALNITEGELARQLRNAWFGAEATRQQRGREELRVYVRLPEKQRTSEFYLEQMIIQTAQGGEIPLELAAYIIPGRSFTAINRKNGRRIVEVTADVNTGVTNANQVFDDLAESALPALQQEFPGLSWERAGQQEEMTESFSALRVGMAIALLIMYGLMAMVFQSYIQPLIVMAAIPFGVVGAFLGHLIMGYQLSLVSMLGIVALAGVVVNDSLVLITVINDHRIEGMEPRDAVINGGKRRFRPVLLTSLTTFFGLAPMIFETSLQARFLIPMALSLGFGVLFVTSIALVIVPAGYMAIEDIKRLVVK; encoded by the coding sequence ATGAACAACAACAATGGGGAGCGGAAGCACGGCCCCCTGGCCTACATGGCAAAAAACAGCGTTGCCGCAAACCTGATCTTGGGCATCATGGTAGTGGGAGGCTTACTCATTTTCCCCCGGATCAAACAGGAAGTCTTTCCCGAAGTTACGCTCGATCAAGTATTGATTACTGTACCTTACCCCAGCGCCAGTCCCGAAGAAGTGGAGCAGGGGATTATCCTTGCGGTCGAGGAGGCGGTGCGGGGTATCGATGGTGTTAAGGAGGTCCGCGCGACCGCATCCGAGGGAGTGGCGCAGGTCAGCGCCGAATTATACTCAGCCGCCCCCGAGGACCGAACCCTCAACGATATCCAGAGTGCAGTAGACCGTATCACCTCATTCCCCCGTGATGCCGAAGAACCGACAATCAGGCTCCTCTCCCCCCGCAGGGAGGTGGTGACGGTTATTCTCTACGGCGATATCCCGCCCGATAAGCTTCGTTCGGTAGCCGAAATAGTCAAAGAAGAGCTTTTGAACACGCCCAATATTACCCAGGTGGAAATAGAAGGGATCCCTTCACCGCAAATCAGTGTTGAAGTGCCGCTCGAAAACCTCCGGCGCCATAACCTTACCCTTCAGCAGATAGCCACCGTTATCGGTAATGCCTCGGTGGAAGTACCCGGTGGCGCAATCGAAACCCCCGGCGGTGAAATACTCCTCAGAACAACCGAACGGCGAAAGACGGTAGAAGAGTTTGAGAATATCGCAATTATCGCCGGTGAATCCGGCAGCAGGATTACGGTCGGTGACCTCGGCCGCGTGTATGAAGATTATACAGTCCAGGACATGAAGGCATTCTTCAACGGTCAACGAGCTGTACAGATTGTCGCCTATCGCGTTGGTGAAGAAACGCCCATTGAAGTCTCCCGCGCGGTGCATGAGTATGTGGAACAAAAAAGAAAGCACCTACCGGATCAACTGGGAGTGGCAATCTGGGATGACGCTTCGGAGATTTTCGAAGATCGAATCAGACTTCTTTTAAAAAACGGCCTCTTCGGACTCATCTTTGTTCTGATAATATTAGGGATGTTTCTTAAAATCCACCACGCCTTCTGGGTGACTGTCGGCATGGCAGCTTCATTCTGCGGCTCCTTTCTTTTCATGCCCCTTTTAGGCGTATCGATCAACATGATTTCACTCTTTGCTTTCATTCTGGTACTGGGTATTGTCGTTGACGACGCCATTGTTGTGGGAGAAGCTGTTTACAACAGGCAGCAAAGCGGGGCTCCGGCAATACAGGCCGCTATCGACGGCGTACGGGAAGTCGCTACCCCGGTGGTGTTTTCTGTACTAACAACAGTAATCGCTTTCGGCCCCCTGCTTTTCATACCCGGTGTCATGGGTAAGTTATTCAGTAACATCCCCCTGATCGTGATCCCGATCCTGCTGCTTTCACTTTTCGAATCTCTGTTTATCCTTCCTGCCCATCTTGCTCATCACAAGCAGAAACCCCGTAAAGGCATCATAGCCCGGTTGAACCGCGGGCAGGAGAAAATATCCCGGCGTCTCGAACGATTTATCAACAACTGGTATGAGCCGAAACTCCGGAAGCTTATTGACAACAGGGCCATTACCCTTGCAGCGGCCCTGGCTATTCTTATTATCGCTCTGGGACTTGTTGGAGGCGGAATCATACAGTTCATGTTTTTTCCAAAAATCGAAGGCGATGTTGTTGTAGCGACTATCGAACTACCCTTCGGCTCTACACTGGAGCAGACTCAGGGGGTCATGGACCGGGTTATCGAGGCAGCCCGGGAGGTCCGCCGGTCGATTGAAAAGGAAGCGGGTGAAGAGATTGTGACCGGCATTTTTTCCGAAGCCGGCGGGTTACGTGATGTTGGTGGTCCGATGGGTGAAATGCGACGAGGCGCAGCGCATCAGGGATTTATAACGGTCCAGCTGGTATCCGCGGGAGAGCGGGATATCTCCTCCAGAGAATTTTCTCGGCGGTGGCGCCGCGCAACAGGAGAAATTCCAGGAGTGGAGCGCCTGGCTTTCGATTACAGTATTGGTCCCTCGGGCGGGGCGGCACTCGCCGTGGAACTCTCCCATTCGAATATCGACCTTCTGAAACAAGCAGCCGAACGACTTGCTGCACGTATAGGAGACTATGCCGGCGTTTTTGATATCGACGACGGTTTCCGGCTTGGAAAACGGCAGCTCGATTTCAAGCTCCGTCCGGGAGCCCGGGCACTAAACATTACCGAAGGCGAATTGGCCCGTCAATTGCGCAATGCCTGGTTCGGCGCCGAAGCCACCCGTCAGCAACGGGGCCGTGAAGAACTCCGGGTCTATGTCCGCCTGCCCGAAAAACAGCGGACATCGGAATTCTACCTCGAACAAATGATAATCCAGACCGCACAAGGCGGTGAAATACCACTCGAACTGGCAGCCTATATCATACCGGGCCGCTCCTTTACCGCTATCAATAGGAAAAACGGACGGCGTATCGTGGAAGTTACCGCTGATGTCAATACCGGAGTGACCAATGCCAATCAGGTATTCGACGACCTGGCGGAATCTGCGCTTCCCGCACTCCAACAGGAATTCCCCGGCCTGAGCTGGGAGCGGGCAGGACAGCAGGAAGAGATGACCGAATCCTTCAGCGCCCTGCGGGTCGGCATGGCAATCGCGTTGCTGATCATGTACGGCCTGATGGCCATGGTGTTTCAAAGCTATATCCAGCCCCTGATTGTCATGGCGGCAATCCCCTTCGGGGTGGTCGGCGCATTCTTGGGCCACCTGATCATGGGCTATCAACTCAGCCTGGTGAGTATGCTCGGAATCGTCGCCCTGGCCGGGGTGGTAGTCAACGACTCCCTGGTGCTTATCACCGTAATCAACGATCACCGCATCGAAGGCATGGAGCCCAGGGACGCCGTGATTAATGGAGGAAAGCGCCGTTTCCGCCCGGTCCTCCTCACATCCTTAACAACATTCTTCGGCCTGGCCCCCATGATTTTCGAGACCTCCCTCCAGGCCCGGTTCCTCATCCCCATGGCCCTCAGCCTGGGTTTCGGCGTGCTCTTCGTCACGTCAATCGCCCTTGTTATTGTTCCGGCTGGGTATATGGCAATAGAGGATATCAAACGATTAGTTGTTAAGTAA
- a CDS encoding T9SS type A sorting domain-containing protein — protein MTIQSKFKCSLIVLPIFVLIFGFSSSAFLSTRQTRGIYWDGAVEMKKFTRRVTVHPYFLDIEEDIEIAPFNWRPPSDNLNTLEIYGQFTLPAQSVITGILIWYEGKILKGKIKGKETARKQYEDVVDRETAPPPRPRDPILIEKISSSGNIDRYNLSIYPVEWGKSRKIRIRYLCPQRYINNDLMMQIPSSITTEVSKYPQEISQTIRAYGNIERINIISPRDTISTSLPVSLDDIYNRYKLASTYIQIAESQKSMMVKTSFDDGNWKGNYLMYWGAPPESLLIKAGLKREIVFLWKWNFQHSFVYNDNSQKSISPYGIEVINQARRIYNSNIEIADAGDKVGLLLEKGNPDINKMFPLSNKNTAIFDSLQDFLSSIDSTYLLSHIRGAAPPVKIRIDENERENFFRKNTEAFDISLKLICSLFSDHEKILKHIVFISAGPVPEMPNLEDYYMNSDSVLSDSISVSAYGSSPRYPTGYWPGVPMHKIIENHALMTEGTYSNDFWIPEKRQAHFSATVKSEKNSYETNLIEIQNRYSGCNYYYCSKNYYDTLSVDTMFFAGHSVTDWHDAIDWKAFDTQNNELATYSEIPFTINSPSDTFCAKLWAGTNHPVSDTTYILNRGARYGIIDEQYSLLALEQDTVSADQKALLENEELPFLSNDEIFLPDLTEENPSTSISAKAQSIHIHSFAFITYCNGSFKLLIPSKEKVKSVKIYDLKGRLVHQLSINDFNSINIITFQNHGILGMGMYAVVVETDLNRYVKNFQII, from the coding sequence ATGACTATACAATCCAAATTTAAGTGTTCATTGATTGTTTTGCCAATTTTTGTATTAATTTTTGGGTTTTCATCATCTGCATTCCTGAGCACCCGACAAACTCGCGGAATATATTGGGATGGAGCAGTCGAAATGAAAAAATTTACTCGCCGGGTAACTGTTCACCCCTATTTCCTTGATATTGAAGAAGATATAGAAATAGCGCCTTTTAACTGGAGACCCCCTTCCGACAATTTAAATACACTTGAAATATACGGCCAATTCACTTTGCCGGCACAATCAGTAATCACCGGTATTCTTATCTGGTATGAAGGGAAAATTCTTAAGGGCAAAATTAAGGGAAAAGAAACTGCACGAAAACAGTACGAAGATGTTGTAGATAGAGAGACTGCACCACCCCCACGACCGCGGGATCCAATCCTCATAGAAAAAATCAGCTCCAGCGGTAATATCGATCGATATAATCTCTCAATCTACCCGGTGGAATGGGGTAAATCCCGAAAAATCCGTATTCGATACCTCTGTCCTCAACGATACATAAATAATGATCTGATGATGCAAATACCTTCATCGATAACAACAGAAGTATCCAAATATCCTCAGGAAATATCACAGACAATTCGTGCTTACGGAAACATTGAACGGATTAATATCATTTCACCTCGGGATACCATATCGACCTCCTTGCCTGTTTCACTTGATGATATTTACAATAGATACAAGTTGGCTTCCACCTATATTCAGATAGCCGAAAGCCAAAAATCGATGATGGTCAAAACCTCATTTGATGACGGGAACTGGAAGGGAAATTATTTGATGTACTGGGGAGCGCCGCCGGAAAGTCTTTTAATTAAAGCAGGGCTTAAACGAGAAATAGTTTTTCTCTGGAAATGGAATTTCCAGCATTCTTTTGTCTATAACGATAATTCTCAAAAAAGCATTTCACCTTACGGCATAGAGGTAATCAACCAGGCACGACGAATTTACAATTCAAATATCGAGATCGCCGACGCCGGCGACAAAGTCGGGTTGCTTTTGGAAAAAGGGAATCCAGATATTAACAAGATGTTTCCGCTCTCGAATAAAAACACTGCAATATTTGATAGTTTACAGGATTTTCTTTCATCCATCGATTCGACCTATCTTTTATCACATATCAGAGGCGCCGCCCCTCCTGTTAAAATCAGAATCGATGAAAATGAGCGTGAGAATTTTTTTAGAAAAAACACTGAAGCATTTGACATTTCTTTAAAATTAATCTGCAGCCTCTTTTCTGATCATGAAAAAATACTCAAACACATTGTATTTATTTCTGCCGGACCTGTTCCTGAAATGCCCAATCTCGAAGATTATTACATGAATAGTGACAGCGTCCTGAGCGATAGCATATCGGTTTCTGCTTATGGATCATCACCGCGGTACCCAACCGGATACTGGCCCGGTGTGCCGATGCATAAAATTATTGAGAACCATGCGTTAATGACCGAGGGTACCTACAGCAATGATTTCTGGATTCCGGAAAAAAGGCAGGCACATTTTTCAGCAACGGTTAAAAGCGAAAAAAACAGCTATGAAACAAATCTTATTGAAATACAAAACAGATATTCAGGTTGTAATTATTATTATTGCAGCAAGAATTATTATGATACCTTGAGTGTTGACACAATGTTTTTTGCTGGCCATTCGGTAACAGATTGGCATGATGCAATCGATTGGAAGGCTTTTGACACTCAGAATAATGAATTGGCAACCTACAGCGAAATTCCATTCACAATTAATTCACCCTCCGATACTTTCTGCGCAAAACTCTGGGCAGGAACAAATCATCCCGTTTCGGATACGACGTACATTTTAAATAGGGGGGCGCGCTATGGTATTATTGACGAACAATACTCCTTGTTAGCATTGGAACAGGATACTGTGAGCGCTGATCAAAAAGCACTCTTGGAAAACGAAGAACTTCCTTTTCTCTCCAATGATGAAATTTTTCTTCCTGATCTTACCGAGGAAAATCCCTCAACTTCAATTTCGGCAAAGGCACAATCCATACATATACATTCATTCGCATTTATTACTTACTGCAACGGTTCGTTTAAGCTATTGATACCGAGCAAAGAAAAGGTAAAAAGCGTAAAAATATATGATCTTAAAGGAAGACTCGTCCATCAGTTAAGTATTAATGATTTCAATTCAATAAATATTATTACTTTTCAAAACCATGGGATTTTAGGCATGGGTATGTATGCCGTTGTTGTAGAAACTGATTTAAACCGCTATGTGAAAAACTTTCAAATCATTTAA
- a CDS encoding polysaccharide deacetylase family protein, with translation MSFLSFIEAQIKLAPFLGSATIIRSNAQLRLPPKAVILTFDDGPNSENSTTERLLSTLKKHNIKAHFSLIGKNMDTVIRRNIDGIIYQNGGIIVLHDGKVFRNKDSRPKYNRSWIPDATESIICILQSWGFYFMRFVDIV, from the coding sequence ATGTCATTTTTATCTTTTATTGAAGCGCAGATTAAATTGGCTCCTTTCCTGGGCTCCGCTACGATTATTCGATCAAATGCTCAACTTCGACTGCCTCCCAAAGCAGTTATTTTGACCTTTGATGACGGCCCGAATAGCGAAAACTCAACCACCGAGCGGCTGCTATCTACATTAAAAAAGCACAATATTAAGGCACACTTTTCATTAATCGGCAAGAACATGGATACGGTTATTAGAAGGAATATTGATGGTATTATTTATCAGAATGGCGGAATCATCGTCCTTCATGATGGAAAAGTCTTTCGGAATAAAGATTCTCGTCCGAAATACAACCGGAGCTGGATTCCCGATGCTACCGAAAGCATAATCTGCATTCTGCAAAGCTGGGGATTTTATTTTATGCGCTTTGTTGATATAGTGTAA
- a CDS encoding diguanylate cyclase, whose amino-acid sequence MMMISAENINGSARVPDDEELMFELLEEKPLSVDIVSAFAGDRELNHDEMAEIERKRDEQGIVFFSELLYAVTHQVFRPETAKDLWYRILRHKYEMSTLVRRNIKITVAALDYLSNVSNLVGSATFVSEQQFRDFVRLSSHDGLTGLYNHSYCFQRLDIEMKRYDRYGDTVSLMMIDIDNFKQLNDQYGHPEGDIVLCKLGRFLDAETRECDTCCRYGGEEFVVILPSTDILHAAALARRLRERVEENLSNHPSITISIGVASCGNGITSSDALVKKADVALYKAKREGRNMVVVSS is encoded by the coding sequence ATGATGATGATAAGCGCTGAAAACATCAACGGGTCGGCACGAGTACCGGATGATGAAGAGCTGATGTTCGAGCTTCTCGAAGAAAAGCCGCTCTCCGTGGATATTGTGTCGGCATTTGCAGGCGATCGTGAACTTAATCATGATGAAATGGCGGAGATCGAGCGAAAACGGGATGAACAGGGGATAGTCTTTTTCTCCGAACTTCTCTATGCGGTTACTCACCAGGTATTCCGGCCCGAGACGGCAAAAGATCTCTGGTACAGAATTCTGCGACATAAATACGAGATGTCGACACTGGTCCGCAGGAATATTAAAATTACAGTCGCAGCACTCGACTATCTCTCCAACGTCTCTAATTTGGTCGGCTCCGCCACATTTGTCAGCGAACAACAGTTTAGAGATTTCGTACGGCTTTCCAGTCACGATGGACTTACGGGGCTTTACAATCATTCGTATTGTTTTCAGCGCCTCGATATCGAAATGAAACGGTATGACCGCTATGGTGATACCGTTTCATTGATGATGATTGATATTGACAATTTCAAGCAATTGAACGATCAGTACGGTCATCCAGAGGGAGATATTGTCTTGTGTAAACTGGGGCGATTCCTCGATGCCGAGACCCGGGAATGTGATACCTGCTGCCGGTATGGAGGAGAAGAATTTGTGGTTATCCTTCCCTCAACCGATATCCTTCATGCCGCAGCCCTGGCCCGACGGCTCCGTGAGCGGGTGGAAGAAAATTTAAGTAATCACCCCTCTATTACTATCAGTATCGGTGTTGCCTCCTGCGGCAACGGTATTACCTCCTCCGATGCCCTGGTTAAAAAGGCCGATGTCGCCTTGTATAAAGCCAAGCGGGAGGGGAGGAATATGGTGGTGGTGAGTTCGTGA
- a CDS encoding BamA/TamA family outer membrane protein: MHTISKPSASLPQSILAHWLPEIFILFFLFQNVLSAHGGCDGEWSVEKITFTGNSVLGRQQLLKHMTTLPSRFWKCRRFSFLQLMDDLDSIKAVYYDRGYLDADIRLDTIYRDTSEMEVAITIAIEENSRIAVDSLWVSGNTLFPDSVLKQQFEVTTGDLLVPSELRDDAGRLREFYTGEGYLFAEVDHYFERMPGDEGGTVVFAVEPGPIVRAGTIDITGLNKVRPSVIDRSLLFEPGDTLTSEKLEQSQRRLNTTGLFDWIAVEAEDTLVAPYRVDIVYAPVYVELEETEMLKYRLSGGWEQFAGYGVTGAILYANLFGRGHAIALNIDAATEFQNLQLQYSFPLLTVPFFLVDIELFLGRRDRINYEGAFTGGRIGMSMYPAQRTRLQWWTRFENGNSIDPAGPADIQSVNRFLAVGTGIDFESRRTTVGFARSGLALQMDTELAGPLKDESSGFWKSWIDAQSFMPLFRSSWTLISRVNSGIALSAFTASDRIPTQERFVIGQNRIRTVRGYDREDLSPKNETGNVVGGNLALVVTPVEIAFPIYKWVRGAVFGDVGYVWPKVDSFSPGDMQWGVGAGIRVTLAMGTVGLDYGVPLNDEKDGMIHLSVDVPVIR; encoded by the coding sequence ATGCACACGATATCGAAACCATCAGCCAGTCTTCCTCAATCAATCCTTGCTCATTGGCTTCCTGAAATTTTTATTCTGTTCTTCCTGTTCCAGAATGTCCTGTCGGCTCATGGTGGTTGTGACGGCGAGTGGAGTGTTGAAAAAATTACCTTTACCGGCAATTCAGTACTGGGGAGACAGCAGTTGTTGAAACATATGACAACACTGCCATCGCGATTCTGGAAATGCCGCCGGTTTTCCTTTCTGCAGCTGATGGATGACCTCGATTCGATTAAAGCGGTATATTACGACCGGGGATATCTCGATGCCGACATTCGACTGGATACGATATACCGTGATACTTCCGAAATGGAAGTGGCGATTACAATTGCGATCGAGGAGAATTCCCGGATCGCCGTTGATTCGCTATGGGTGAGCGGTAATACCCTTTTTCCCGATTCGGTACTGAAGCAGCAGTTTGAGGTAACGACGGGTGATTTGTTGGTCCCCTCGGAGCTTCGTGACGATGCCGGACGGTTGCGTGAATTTTATACCGGTGAAGGCTATCTCTTTGCAGAGGTGGACCATTATTTCGAACGCATGCCCGGGGATGAGGGGGGCACGGTTGTTTTTGCCGTCGAACCGGGACCAATCGTGCGTGCGGGAACAATCGATATCACCGGCCTCAATAAAGTACGGCCTTCAGTGATCGACCGCAGCCTGTTGTTTGAGCCCGGTGATACATTAACTTCCGAAAAGCTGGAACAGTCGCAGCGGCGGCTGAATACAACCGGCCTGTTCGACTGGATTGCCGTCGAAGCAGAAGACACCCTGGTTGCTCCCTACAGGGTCGATATCGTGTATGCTCCGGTGTATGTTGAGCTGGAAGAGACCGAGATGCTGAAATACCGTCTCAGCGGGGGATGGGAGCAGTTTGCAGGATACGGTGTCACCGGAGCCATCCTCTATGCCAATCTCTTCGGCAGAGGACACGCGATCGCTCTGAATATCGATGCGGCCACCGAATTTCAGAATCTTCAGCTCCAGTACTCCTTTCCCCTTCTCACGGTACCGTTTTTTCTGGTCGATATCGAATTATTTCTGGGGCGGCGGGACAGGATCAACTACGAAGGCGCCTTTACCGGCGGCCGTATCGGGATGAGTATGTATCCTGCACAACGGACTCGATTGCAGTGGTGGACACGATTTGAGAATGGAAACAGTATCGACCCCGCGGGACCCGCGGATATACAGAGTGTCAATCGATTTCTGGCTGTGGGAACAGGAATCGATTTCGAGTCCCGCCGCACTACCGTGGGATTCGCCCGTTCGGGATTGGCTCTTCAGATGGATACTGAACTTGCCGGACCGTTGAAAGATGAAAGCAGCGGGTTCTGGAAAAGCTGGATTGATGCCCAGTCGTTTATGCCGCTTTTTCGATCATCATGGACCCTTATATCACGTGTCAATTCCGGAATCGCTCTGTCCGCTTTTACCGCTTCCGATAGAATACCAACCCAGGAACGGTTTGTCATAGGCCAGAACCGGATCCGTACTGTCAGAGGATATGATCGTGAGGATCTCTCGCCGAAAAACGAGACGGGTAATGTGGTAGGGGGTAATCTTGCACTGGTCGTTACCCCCGTGGAGATTGCTTTTCCTATTTACAAATGGGTTCGAGGCGCGGTTTTCGGCGATGTCGGCTATGTCTGGCCCAAAGTCGATTCTTTTTCTCCCGGCGATATGCAGTGGGGTGTCGGAGCTGGGATACGGGTAACCCTGGCCATGGGCACGGTCGGGTTGGACTATGGTGTGCCACTCAACGATGAAAAGGATGGAATGATTCATTTATCGGTTGATGTCCCGGTTATTCGGTGA